In Homo sapiens chromosome 11, GRCh38.p14 Primary Assembly, one DNA window encodes the following:
- the KRTAP5-8 gene encoding keratin-associated protein 5-8, translating into MGCCGCSGGCGSGCGGCGSGCGGCGSSCCVPICCCKPVCCCVPACSCSSCGSCGGSKGGRGSCGGSKGDCGSCGGSKGGCGSCGCSQCSCYKPCCCSSGCGSSCCQSSCCKPCCSQSSCCKPCSCSSGCGSSCCQSSCCKPCCSQSSCCKPCCCSSGCGSSCCQSSCCKPCCSQSSCCVPICCQCKI; encoded by the coding sequence ATGGGCTGCTGtggctgctctggaggctgtggcTCCGGCTGTGGGGGCTGCGGCTCTGGCTGTGGGGGATGTGGCTCTAGCTGCTGTGTGCCCATCTGCTGCTGCAAGCCCGTGTGCTGCTGTGTGCCAGCCTGttcctgctccagctgtggctcctGTGGGGGCTCCAAGGGGGGCCGTGGCTCCTGTGGGGGCTCCAAGGGGGACTGTGGCTCCTGTGGGGGCTCCAAGGGAGGCTGTGGTTCTTGTGGCTGCTCCCAGTGCAGCTGCTATAAGCCCTGCTGTTGCTCCTCAGGCTGTGGGTCATCCTGCTGCCAGTCCAGCTGCTGCAAACCCTGCTGTTCCCAGTCCAGCTGTTGTAAGCCCTGCAGCTGCTCTTCAGGCTGTGGGTCATCCTGCTGCCAGTCCAGCTGCTGCAAGCCCTGCTGTTCCCAGTCCAGCTGCTGTAAGCCCTGCTGCTGCTCTTCAGGCTGTGGGTCATCCTGCTGCCAGTCCAGCTGCTGCAAGCCCTGCTGTTCCCAGTCCAGCTGCTGTGTCCCAATTTGCTGCCAGTGCAAGATCTGA